A genomic region of Runella rosea contains the following coding sequences:
- a CDS encoding ExbD/TolR family protein, with product MADIAQGGGGGHGDKKVRSKKASTRVDMTPMVDLGFLLITFFILATTLSKPSSMSLAVPDKQTDVKEQQSEPLKASKVLTLFLAKDNTVWALDRIAADDDKAKTDLKKVSFGPDLRTLIFQSQAQVDREHGKDDKGLSQFVVVIKPLKSSTYKNMVDALDEMAVTRSKRYALVDALTTAEKELLGDKAE from the coding sequence ATGGCAGATATAGCACAAGGTGGTGGTGGCGGACACGGTGATAAGAAAGTCCGCAGTAAAAAAGCCTCTACACGCGTAGATATGACTCCGATGGTGGACTTGGGCTTCCTGCTCATTACGTTCTTCATCTTGGCTACTACGCTTAGCAAGCCTTCTTCGATGTCGTTAGCGGTGCCTGATAAGCAGACAGATGTAAAAGAACAGCAATCAGAACCGCTAAAGGCCTCCAAAGTATTGACGTTGTTCTTGGCAAAAGACAATACCGTATGGGCTCTTGATCGGATTGCGGCTGATGACGACAAAGCCAAAACCGACTTGAAAAAAGTCTCTTTTGGTCCTGATTTGCGTACGTTGATTTTTCAATCACAGGCACAGGTAGACCGTGAACACGGAAAAGATGATAAAGGCTTAAGTCAATTTGTAGTCGTTATCAAACCTTTAAAGAGTAGTACCTACAAAAATATGGTAGACGCTCTTGATGAGATGGCAGTAACAAGAAGTAAACGTTACGCCCTCGTAGATGCACTTACGACTGCTGAGAAAGAGCTTTTAGGAGACAAAGCAGAATAA
- a CDS encoding ExbD/TolR family protein translates to MPALKPKRNYPMMDMTAMCDVAFLLLTFFILTAQFKAQDAATIETPSSISAIKVPDKDIMIISIGKDGKVYFGVDNQQTRLAMLDNITQTEGVQFTDKQKKVFSLQANFGVPIRSLPQWLNVGVTNPDKMKDVPQPGIPTDSTSQNELAKWIYQARRANPQLRIAIKGDNVAKFAVFKDVMGSLQAQNINKFNLITGTEAPPAGWKAE, encoded by the coding sequence ATGCCTGCTCTAAAACCCAAGCGGAATTATCCGATGATGGACATGACGGCGATGTGTGACGTAGCCTTTCTGCTGCTGACCTTCTTTATCTTGACGGCTCAGTTCAAAGCACAAGATGCGGCAACCATCGAAACGCCCTCGTCTATATCGGCTATCAAAGTTCCCGATAAGGACATTATGATTATTAGCATAGGCAAAGACGGAAAAGTTTATTTTGGAGTGGATAACCAGCAAACGCGCCTCGCTATGCTGGATAATATTACCCAAACAGAAGGAGTACAATTTACTGACAAACAGAAAAAAGTATTCTCTCTCCAAGCTAACTTCGGTGTTCCAATCCGTTCTTTACCTCAGTGGCTTAACGTAGGTGTGACTAATCCTGATAAAATGAAGGATGTGCCACAACCGGGTATTCCAACTGACTCAACTTCACAAAACGAGTTGGCTAAGTGGATTTACCAAGCACGCCGTGCCAATCCCCAGCTTCGTATCGCTATCAAAGGTGATAACGTTGCTAAGTTTGCTGTATTTAAGGATGTAATGGGCTCTTTACAGGCACAAAACATCAACAAGTTTAACTTGATTACAGGAACGGAGGCTCCCCCCGCTGGCTGGAAAGCAGAATAA
- a CDS encoding MotA/TolQ/ExbB proton channel family protein, producing the protein MEKKATSPAPAKAAAPKKSAGGLNPILVIPVLLVIAYLVYTFICGDPSHFVDGDHEKGPKSGDYFGIVYEGGPIVPLLFTCFLTVLVFSIERFFILGRANGSGSIDEFVRKVKALLDKNEIEAAIKECDKQKGSVGNVVKTALHKFIELRTETELTKDQKLAALQKEVEEATSLELPMLEKNLTIIATLASVSTLTALLGTVLGMIRAFAAMGNTGAPDTGALATGISEALVNTALGIGTAAIATIMYSYFTSRIDTLTYKIDEIGLSIQQNFSAHN; encoded by the coding sequence ATGGAAAAGAAGGCTACATCTCCCGCACCGGCCAAGGCGGCCGCTCCCAAAAAATCAGCTGGTGGTCTTAACCCCATTCTGGTCATTCCTGTATTATTGGTTATCGCTTACCTCGTTTATACGTTTATCTGCGGTGACCCTAGTCACTTTGTAGACGGAGACCACGAAAAAGGGCCAAAATCAGGTGATTATTTCGGTATCGTTTATGAAGGGGGACCTATCGTACCTTTGTTGTTTACCTGTTTCTTAACGGTATTGGTTTTCTCAATTGAGCGTTTCTTTATCCTTGGCCGTGCCAATGGTTCAGGTTCAATTGATGAGTTTGTTCGCAAAGTGAAAGCCCTTCTTGACAAAAATGAAATTGAAGCGGCTATCAAAGAGTGTGACAAACAAAAAGGTTCAGTTGGTAACGTTGTTAAAACAGCGCTTCACAAGTTCATCGAGCTTCGTACAGAAACCGAACTGACCAAAGATCAAAAATTGGCGGCTCTTCAGAAAGAAGTTGAAGAAGCAACCAGCCTTGAGTTGCCTATGCTTGAGAAAAACTTAACCATTATCGCAACCTTGGCGTCTGTTTCTACCTTGACGGCTCTTCTTGGAACGGTATTGGGTATGATTCGTGCGTTTGCCGCTATGGGTAACACTGGTGCTCCTGATACTGGTGCTCTTGCAACAGGTATCTCTGAAGCACTTGTAAACACGGCTCTCGGTATCGGTACTGCGGCTATTGCTACAATCATGTACAGCTACTTTACAAGCCGTATTGATACGTTGACTTACAAAATTGACGAAATCGGTCTGAGCATCCAGCAAAATTTCTCAGCTCATAACTAA
- a CDS encoding SDR family oxidoreductase, producing the protein MNHFQGKTAFITGASRGIGLAIGLRLAQEGANVVIAAKTTEPHPKLPGTIYTAAAEIEAAGGKALPLIVDVREEQQVYDAVEEAVKVFGGIDILVNNASAIQLTPTLMTDMKRYDLMHQINTRGTFLTSKACLPYLLKAANPHVLNLSPPLNMEARWFAPHVAYTMAKFGMSMCVLGMASEFRKQGVAFNALWPKTAIATAAVRNLLGGEQSIQRCRKPEIMADAAYAVLSRDSRECTGNFFIDEEVLRESGVTNFDKYKYTEVNDSELLPDFFI; encoded by the coding sequence ATGAACCATTTTCAAGGAAAAACGGCCTTTATTACGGGCGCAAGCCGAGGTATTGGACTGGCTATTGGGCTGCGTTTGGCGCAGGAGGGAGCCAATGTCGTCATTGCTGCCAAGACGACAGAACCCCATCCCAAGTTACCAGGGACCATCTACACGGCGGCGGCGGAAATTGAGGCTGCTGGAGGCAAAGCTTTGCCCTTAATTGTGGATGTTCGTGAAGAACAACAGGTATATGATGCGGTTGAAGAAGCCGTAAAGGTTTTTGGCGGAATTGATATTCTGGTCAATAATGCCAGCGCAATTCAGTTGACTCCAACCCTAATGACCGATATGAAGCGGTATGATCTAATGCATCAAATCAATACCCGAGGCACCTTTCTTACCAGCAAAGCCTGTTTGCCTTATCTGCTCAAAGCGGCCAATCCCCACGTATTGAATCTGTCGCCGCCGCTCAACATGGAAGCTCGTTGGTTTGCTCCTCATGTAGCCTATACCATGGCCAAATTTGGGATGAGCATGTGCGTATTGGGGATGGCGTCAGAGTTTCGTAAGCAAGGGGTGGCTTTCAATGCGCTGTGGCCTAAAACTGCCATTGCAACGGCCGCAGTTCGGAATCTTTTGGGAGGAGAGCAATCCATACAAAGATGTCGAAAACCAGAAATTATGGCCGATGCTGCCTATGCTGTTTTGAGTAGAGACAGCCGCGAGTGTACAGGCAATTTTTTCATTGATGAAGAGGTCTTGCGTGAGAGTGGGGTCACAAATTTCGACAAGTACAAGTACACTGAAGTGAATGACAGCGAACTGCTGCCAGATTTTTTTATTTAA
- a CDS encoding gliding motility-associated C-terminal domain-containing protein, with product MKLRSTSYLVIIAVLFSYHTSATAQENCDSLAAPTISCQKQVSCAGQPVVLKATGCDGTVEWSTKKTGATLTVYPTQTTTFKAVCLKGACKSKASNELVITVSTPATPVVEATKTKLCFGDSVKLTTKGCSGEVIWSNGMLGREIVVYPVSTAKYTATCRTEGCVSCFADDIIVTVMGGEPLGLKASQPTICEGQSTILSATGNCAGQIKWSTMETGSAITVKPNHTTEYWVLCETDGCEPVKSTLTIQVAPPKPPLLTSTKSAVCIGESLTITAEGCSGIIKWSTKMEGQTIHVSPTETTSYSAICEQGTCQSNFSSPIIIYTKGSTPAKPQTVQELKNECPYTTVDLSSAITIKAVAGVYHEAHTSDSPASPLVSEVGAIAESRTFYLFARNKEGCYSEATPVTTTINACQNALPICSTNPATAAIVKTELTTAGNYLLEGKTGGVAATGQWKTNGTGVFNTTIGLSVIYTPSPEDRQAGKVSIHFSSDDPDNEGPCQAGVDVKELEIKAAPSSPKEIIGVNKLLNGWSRLSAQLFEIEYTIQIVNMGKNELKRIELIDSLDQVFKNGAIIVGKPIVKAIDLVSALTIDTAYTGQNGHYSLLTQESGSLLSGQTFSVTLKAVINTANAKDSLFYNTAYARAEDVNRNFCTDQSTNGNWPDLNQNEDPTDDSVPTIVALNTLKDAGNDLFLPEGFSPNSDGINDFLVVKKPMGLTALLEVYNRWGGLVYRNEDYKNDWNGGINSQNNISTGTYFYIIRLSDGREFSKFLTINR from the coding sequence ATGAAATTACGCTCGACATCATATCTGGTTATAATAGCTGTCCTGTTTAGTTACCATACCTCAGCAACAGCGCAGGAAAATTGTGACAGTTTAGCCGCGCCTACCATCAGTTGCCAAAAACAAGTCAGTTGTGCAGGGCAACCGGTAGTGTTAAAGGCCACAGGATGTGATGGAACTGTTGAGTGGTCAACTAAAAAGACGGGAGCAACTCTAACTGTTTATCCGACTCAAACGACGACATTCAAAGCGGTGTGTCTAAAAGGAGCGTGTAAAAGCAAAGCCTCAAATGAGCTGGTTATTACGGTCTCCACTCCCGCTACTCCAGTTGTTGAGGCTACAAAAACTAAGCTCTGTTTCGGTGATTCTGTTAAACTAACCACAAAAGGATGCTCTGGTGAGGTGATTTGGTCTAACGGGATGCTGGGGAGAGAAATTGTTGTTTATCCAGTATCAACTGCTAAATACACCGCGACATGTCGTACCGAAGGATGTGTCAGTTGTTTTGCGGATGATATCATTGTTACGGTTATGGGGGGGGAACCTTTAGGGTTAAAAGCATCCCAACCCACTATCTGCGAAGGACAGAGTACTATTTTATCAGCCACGGGCAACTGTGCAGGGCAAATAAAATGGTCAACAATGGAAACGGGGAGCGCCATTACGGTCAAACCCAACCATACAACTGAGTACTGGGTCCTTTGTGAAACAGACGGGTGCGAGCCCGTCAAAAGTACCCTGACTATCCAAGTTGCGCCTCCCAAACCACCCTTGTTAACATCCACGAAAAGCGCCGTTTGCATTGGCGAAAGTCTAACAATTACGGCCGAAGGTTGTTCAGGAATCATCAAATGGAGTACGAAAATGGAAGGACAAACCATCCATGTTTCTCCAACCGAAACAACCTCCTACTCAGCAATTTGTGAGCAAGGCACCTGCCAAAGCAATTTTTCTTCTCCTATTATAATATATACCAAAGGGTCCACGCCTGCCAAACCTCAGACTGTACAGGAATTAAAAAATGAATGCCCTTATACAACCGTTGATTTATCCTCTGCTATTACAATCAAAGCAGTGGCAGGTGTTTACCATGAGGCCCACACTAGCGACTCTCCCGCTTCTCCATTAGTCTCGGAAGTGGGGGCCATTGCGGAAAGCCGTACCTTCTACCTGTTTGCCCGAAATAAAGAAGGTTGCTACAGTGAAGCAACTCCTGTCACAACAACAATTAACGCCTGTCAGAATGCCTTGCCGATTTGCAGTACGAATCCTGCAACGGCTGCAATTGTTAAAACTGAACTGACGACAGCGGGCAATTATCTACTGGAAGGCAAAACTGGGGGCGTCGCTGCCACGGGTCAATGGAAAACCAACGGTACAGGAGTCTTCAATACGACGATTGGGCTATCGGTGATTTACACTCCATCCCCAGAAGACCGTCAGGCAGGAAAGGTATCTATTCATTTTTCTAGCGACGACCCTGACAACGAAGGCCCCTGCCAAGCAGGTGTGGATGTGAAGGAATTGGAAATTAAGGCCGCACCATCGTCTCCCAAAGAAATTATCGGCGTCAATAAATTACTAAATGGATGGTCACGGCTTTCGGCACAACTATTTGAAATTGAGTACACTATTCAAATTGTCAACATGGGCAAGAACGAACTCAAGCGAATCGAACTCATAGACAGCTTAGATCAGGTTTTCAAAAATGGCGCAATTATTGTAGGCAAACCAATAGTAAAGGCCATTGACCTTGTTTCAGCACTTACCATTGACACCGCTTACACAGGACAAAACGGTCACTACAGCCTCTTGACGCAGGAATCTGGCTCTTTGTTGTCAGGGCAAACCTTTAGTGTAACCCTTAAAGCAGTCATCAATACAGCCAATGCAAAAGACAGTTTATTTTATAATACCGCCTATGCACGGGCCGAAGATGTAAATAGGAATTTTTGTACTGACCAATCGACCAATGGAAATTGGCCTGACCTTAATCAAAATGAAGACCCAACCGACGATTCAGTGCCTACCATTGTGGCGCTAAATACTTTGAAAGATGCTGGGAATGACTTATTTCTTCCAGAAGGATTTTCGCCCAACTCTGATGGTATCAACGATTTTTTAGTGGTAAAAAAACCAATGGGCCTCACCGCCTTGTTAGAAGTGTATAACCGATGGGGTGGTCTTGTGTACCGAAATGAAGATTATAAAAATGATTGGAACGGGGGTATTAACTCCCAAAATAATATCTCTACTGGCACTTACTTCTACATTATAAGATTAAGTGACGGACGGGAATTTTCGAAATTTTTAACAATAAATCGCTAA
- a CDS encoding OmpA family protein, with protein MMIKLKYFCLALLFSAVTLAQTPGRESLLQQANRHFDTQAYAKAVALYQEILSQNLLPIPQRQQVLLNLASSYFNLGDNVKSEEFYKTILSEGSLSELPASHYLNFAKALANNGKMQESEKYYDLYQSHKLAETQKNQGVENYTKKRITYRLDYLAINTSNAEFSPMYYKDGLVFVSGKAAGAVSSESTEKGYLDLFFVNKESEIRALTTLNADGTEAEIKEARQLPAPTQPRKLGSDSYTKSTSNDSPTVGSYSGYGLNDESTGGQKSATKSGKAVPFSKELNTRFHEGPVTFSTDGSQIIFTRNNFNEGQKGVSDDNNIKLKLYSARWGNGDWTNVQELPFNSNDYSTAHPSLSKDGSLLYFVSDMPKGMGGKDIYVSRYDNGQWSTPINLGKELNTKQDEVFPFVDARGNLYFSTAGRKGGYGGLDLYYAVLSKDGTKVIEVIHLDAPINSKADDFGLITDAARTTGYFSSNRREGDDDIYRFTRESSLYECRELLVRVFDNQTQQPLDSATITIKSKSESPEADKPLQTDANGWAHLCLASNNDFIFNISKNGYLDNTIGFSTRYLTDDKPTRLELGMETFTPSNIISTATTETASKKIPIGDEVSDLKHSRVRGIVRTETDRQPIEGVLVKLRNECDKKIYESITGPDGRYDFEIAEGCDYTLIYSKDTYGTNTVKINRVPKKAEPKVLSKDIGLLKKGDIVKLDNIYYDQGKDGIRPDAARELEKVVATMKRYPSLQAEILSHTDSRGDANFNLVLSQKRAQAVVDYMVSKGVSRNRLKPTGMGESTPVNGCVDGVICTEAEYQRNRRTEFKVLEIR; from the coding sequence ATGATGATTAAACTTAAATATTTTTGTTTGGCACTACTTTTCTCCGCCGTTACACTGGCACAAACTCCAGGGAGAGAATCGTTATTACAGCAAGCCAACCGGCACTTTGACACCCAAGCCTATGCCAAAGCAGTAGCTCTATATCAGGAGATACTGAGTCAAAATCTATTACCTATTCCGCAGCGCCAACAAGTACTATTGAACTTAGCTTCATCTTACTTCAATCTTGGAGACAACGTAAAATCGGAAGAATTTTATAAAACCATCCTCAGCGAAGGCTCTCTTAGTGAGTTGCCCGCGTCCCACTATTTAAATTTTGCAAAAGCGCTTGCCAATAACGGTAAAATGCAGGAATCCGAAAAATATTACGACCTCTATCAAAGCCATAAACTGGCCGAAACTCAAAAAAATCAGGGCGTAGAAAACTATACTAAGAAGCGCATCACGTATCGTCTCGACTACCTTGCCATCAATACCTCCAACGCCGAGTTCAGTCCCATGTATTACAAAGATGGGTTGGTGTTTGTTTCGGGGAAAGCCGCTGGTGCAGTTTCTTCAGAATCTACCGAAAAAGGATATTTAGATTTGTTTTTTGTCAATAAAGAAAGTGAAATCAGAGCCTTGACTACCCTGAATGCTGATGGAACAGAAGCTGAAATAAAAGAGGCACGCCAGCTACCCGCTCCCACTCAACCAAGAAAGCTTGGCAGCGACTCATATACAAAAAGTACCTCCAACGATTCCCCTACCGTTGGTTCTTACAGCGGCTATGGTTTGAACGACGAATCAACCGGAGGGCAAAAGTCAGCGACTAAATCAGGAAAAGCTGTTCCGTTTAGTAAGGAATTGAATACAAGATTTCACGAAGGCCCAGTTACGTTTTCGACCGACGGCTCCCAAATAATTTTTACGCGCAATAACTTTAACGAAGGCCAAAAAGGAGTAAGCGACGATAATAATATAAAACTCAAACTGTACAGTGCGCGGTGGGGAAATGGCGACTGGACGAATGTGCAGGAACTGCCCTTCAACAGCAACGATTATTCTACTGCCCATCCTTCTTTGAGCAAGGACGGCTCGCTACTGTATTTTGTCTCAGATATGCCCAAAGGAATGGGCGGCAAAGATATTTACGTATCGCGGTATGATAATGGACAATGGTCAACCCCTATTAATCTAGGAAAAGAGCTAAATACAAAACAGGATGAGGTTTTTCCTTTTGTCGACGCCCGTGGAAATCTGTATTTCTCAACCGCTGGCCGCAAAGGAGGCTATGGTGGCTTGGATTTATATTATGCAGTACTGAGTAAAGACGGCACAAAAGTCATTGAAGTGATTCATTTAGACGCTCCTATCAACTCCAAAGCCGACGATTTTGGGCTCATCACTGATGCCGCCCGAACGACAGGCTATTTCAGCAGCAACCGCCGCGAAGGAGATGACGATATTTATCGCTTCACGCGTGAGAGTTCCCTGTATGAATGTCGCGAGTTACTGGTAAGGGTCTTTGATAACCAAACCCAACAGCCTCTCGACAGTGCTACTATTACCATTAAATCAAAATCAGAAAGCCCAGAAGCTGATAAACCGTTGCAGACCGACGCCAACGGCTGGGCCCATTTATGCCTCGCTTCCAACAACGATTTTATCTTTAATATTTCTAAAAATGGTTATTTAGACAACACAATCGGTTTCTCGACCCGCTATTTGACCGACGATAAACCAACGCGCTTGGAATTGGGCATGGAGACATTTACTCCCAGCAATATTATATCTACGGCAACTACCGAAACCGCATCAAAAAAGATACCAATAGGAGATGAAGTTTCGGACTTAAAGCACTCTCGGGTGAGGGGAATCGTACGCACAGAAACCGACCGACAGCCAATCGAGGGGGTTTTGGTCAAACTACGAAACGAATGTGATAAAAAAATATACGAATCTATTACTGGCCCCGACGGGCGTTATGATTTTGAGATTGCGGAGGGGTGTGATTATACTTTGATTTATTCCAAAGATACCTACGGAACAAATACCGTTAAGATTAACAGAGTTCCCAAAAAAGCCGAACCCAAAGTGCTTTCCAAAGACATTGGACTTCTGAAAAAGGGCGATATTGTCAAACTTGACAATATTTATTACGACCAAGGCAAAGACGGAATTCGTCCGGATGCAGCTCGTGAATTGGAGAAGGTAGTTGCTACCATGAAACGTTATCCTTCTCTGCAGGCCGAAATCCTCTCCCATACCGACAGCCGAGGCGATGCCAACTTCAACCTGGTTCTTTCGCAAAAAAGAGCGCAAGCGGTTGTTGACTACATGGTTTCAAAAGGCGTTAGCCGAAATAGACTAAAACCCACCGGAATGGGCGAAAG